The Drosophila yakuba strain Tai18E2 chromosome X, Prin_Dyak_Tai18E2_2.1, whole genome shotgun sequence DNA segment CGACGCGCACGGTAAGCGAATCATTCCATGGATTCCACAACATTTTGCCCTTCTCTTTCTTTTCGGTGATAATCtggcaaaaaaacaaatcaatagtTGTCAAGCAATCGGTGCTTCATAACGAACTTCTTCACGATGTATCcagtttataattaaaaacttattcGACAACTTTTTTTCCCACAGCGAACACTTTGGCCCAAAGCACCAGAAGTACGGCGATGCTCTGCTGGACTATGGATTTTTCCTGCTCAACGTGGACTCTGTCTTCCAGTCTGTAAATGTGTATAAAGAGGCACTGGCCGTGCGCCGCGGTATTTTTGGCAATATGAACTTTCACGTGGCCATTGCCCACGAGGATTTGTCTTATGCCTATTACGTTCACGAGTACAGCACCGGTGACTTCAGCTGTGCCCAGGATCACGTAGACAAGGCAGTGAATATCATGAAGCGTCTAGTGCCCAGCAATCATCTGATGTTGGCCTCGGCAAAGCGTGTGAAAGCGCTTCTGCTGGAGGAGATTGCGCTGGACAAGATGGCTGATGGCATGGACGAGGAGGATCTGCTGCTCCAGTCCGAGGAGCTGCATAACTTCGCCCTGCTCCTCTCGCTTCAAGTGTTTGGCGAGGTGAATGTGCAGACGGCGAAGCACTATGGAAATCTGGGGCGTTTATACCAAACGATGAATCGCTTCGAGGAGGCGGAACGAATGCACCAAAAGGCGATCAAAATCAAGACAGATCTGCTGGGTGCCTTTGACTACGAGGTGGGCCTGTCCATTGGACATTTGGCCTCGCTATACAACTACCAGATGAAGAAATACCGTGATGCCGAACAGCTTTATCTGCGCAGCATTGATATAAGTATGTGTATACATACTGTTAGAAAAACTATTCGTTGTTaaattttacatatatttgcatttttgttgcaGGCTTGCGTCTGTTTGGGCACTCGTACTCTGGCCTGGAGTACGATTACCTGGGTCTGTGCCACGTCTACGAAGCATTGCACgactttgaaaagtatttgaaatATGCGCACAAGCTTGAGAACTGGCAGATGCTGCGTGGTCAAAACCTCACTCAAAATGTATGTAACTTTGCATCGTTTTATAATTGACATACGGATTGACCGATTTTCTTGCAGAAGTCCAGCTATCCCGCCATCGAGGTGGACTATTCTATCGAGGAGGTCAAGAGCAAGTTCTTCAGCATGTGCGTCTGCAAAAACACCCCAAACCGCTCGGAGCTAGTAGAGTCAACGACGAGCTCGAACTGAGCAGGGGCTTTGGGAGTGGGAGCGGAATTGGATATGGTAGCGGACGACGATGAGGAAGTTACAGTTGCACCCGCACtagcaatcgcaatcgcaatcgcacCCACACCCCCGGCATCGGATGGCACAAACTGGCGGGCaaactgcagcaggagcagcggcaaTGGTGTCGGCGGCGGCAACATATGTAGTTTGTCCTAGATAAGAGATTCGCATAAGTTAGCCCACGTTGATTAGACAGAAAATAAGGTGGCATCAAGGATCGACCCGTGTGTTCTATAAGAATGTCTAAGCATAGTTAAATAGCCTAGCTTGGTCGGCCTCTAATATTCAACCACGCTTTGTTAAaggttttgtttgccatttccatCGAATAAGCCCCGTAGTTATACCCGCACTATAGGTATTATTATGTCGTACCGAGAGTGGGTCAGTTCAGTAAATGTTTCACTGTGTTCCAGTCATCATCGAATACGTCCAGTACCCCTAGTTCCCAAAGTTTTCAAGGATGCCCAGTCCTGTTTTTTCAGTCAGATAGACCTAGGCTAAGATGTAGTAGTATTGTTGGAGCTTCGGTTACCCGGCTAATCGGGCAATCGTTGagcaaatagttttttaatgTATTCCCCGCGTTTTGTTCCATGTACAAATGTTCAAGTTTTTGTGGATTTTTGCATCTAATAATTCTACTTTtgtattcgtttttttttggaaaccAGAAGGCCAGTCATCAGAGGATTaactttgcttttgttttgctttcttgGGAGTAGCAAGTATATTCAATTTGTAATTTTCCCCTATAGTATAAGATTTAAAGTTGTGTATAGCGCAAGGAGTAAGCCCATTGTATAGTCTAGGCCAACTCCAAACgataatatatgtatatttcctTGCGTTCACTTCAGAAAAAAGTGCATCAAAAGTATTGTCGCAGCACATAACATTCAGTAAAGCAACTGGAGTGCATTTGCGACCGGCAAGCGTTGTAAATAACTCGGGTTGAATATTACAGCTtccagttaaaaaaaataaatggtttgtaataatacacacacatacataacatatataaataaattaatgccTACAAATAAAGACAGTTTATACCATTTACATTTGCTACCTAGAGCGATACTTATAATACACAATTGTAGTTGCAAAACTCTTTTTGGCATTACCTAGCGATTTAGTTTAAGACCGACGTCGTAAAtctcaaaataaaatatctgcAAAAATGAATTGTGCTCTTTGTATTGTAATTGCTTTGTAAGCGAGGTTTGGAACCTTTTAAACACTATTCAAATTTCGAATCGATATCGGAAAATCACGATATGGACTAGCATCTGCATTAGCATTCGATATTCCTGTCTTACACGAGTTTTTCTTCCAGTCTTTGGACCAGCGCAAAAGATGGAGAACGCGCTATTTGCCAATATTAAGAAGCTTTACGATTACAAGCTGTACGAGTGCGTTATTCCAGCGGTAATATCCGATGATgatcttaaaaataattccaTATAATACAATCTAATTGGGCAGGCGAAACTGTTAAAAACCGTGCTGAAGAATGATCGCTATGTGGCCACTCTGGAGGTGGAATACCAGGTACAGCTCTATCTAGTGAATTCGTACTACAAGGAGCGACAACATCGCGCAGCTTTAAGGCATTTTGAGGAGATTATCCACCAACGGCGACACATGGTGCGCCACAAGAACGCCTGTTTGGTGGCCATCGAAAGTTCCTATCCGGAATTTGTGGATGCGGAGCTGCGTCGTCGGGCCGCCGAGTGTTATCGTGAAATTGGAAATCACAGCATGGCCGTAGCTACTTTGCTCCAGGTGCCCGCAAAATTGCGCTCGCCGAGGATCAATTTCATGCTGGCCAGGCTGCAGCATCACGGCTCCGGATACGGATACCCCAACAAGTCGGAGGCCCTGTTCGGCTACAAGGAAGTGTTGCGCGAGTGCCCAATGGCGCTGCAGGTGATCGAGGCCCTTTTGGATCTGGGAGTTGATGGCAACGAGGTCAACTCTCTGGTGATGCACGGTAGTACATATGCACAAGATTTTCCAAATTAATCCAGTAGTTTCAAACTTGGGTGATATGGTCCTTTCATGGTCCTTTCATGGTCCTTTCAATCTACCACAGTGGGGTCTCTAATCCATTCATATCTTTACCATATCAATTAGCTGCCACGGTGCCCGGCAATTTCGACTGGCTGAGCACGTGGATCAAAGCCCTCGCCCAGATGTTCGACTGCAAGCACTTGGACGCGGCCCGCACTTTCCAGAGGCTGCAGGACACCACCATGCTGCGGTGCAATGAGTACCTGATGATGGCTATGGGCAGGTGCCTCTACTACCACGGCAACTATATTCAAGCGGAGCAGCTCTTCGCGTCAGCGATAAGTGCCAATCCGGACAACGTGGAGGCGATCGCAATGCTGGCGGTGGTCCGTAGTCAGGAGGGCGTTGATGGGAGCATGGATATGGATCGCCTGTATGCACAGGTGACCTCCGAAGTCAAGTACTCTGCAAGTCATTGGTTTGTCCATGCGCAGTTGATGTACGATTCGGGAAAATTCGAGCGGGGCTTGAGTTTCGTTGGTCAATGCCTGAATTTGGAGCCCCGACACCACGAAGCCCTAATCCTACGCGGCCGCCTGTTGATCTCGTTGGAGCGGCACAAGGAGGCGGCGGAGGCCTTTCGCACGGCACAAACTGTGATACCATATCGTTTCGAGGTGTATAGGGGACTTTTCCACAGCTATTTGGCTCAGAAGCGATTCAAGGAGGCCCATACCATGTGCAACTGGACACTGCACATCTTTAAAAATTCGCCCAGGAGCCTCACGGTACTGCTGTGAATCTCAATACTTCCAGTGACATGGTTTAATTGGCCTCTTTACTTTTATCGACAGATGTTTGGTCGCACCCTCTTTCATTCACCGGATCCAAAGATTAGAAAGACTGCCCGCAAGTTTGCCGAAAAGTCACTGAAGATCGATCCCAACTACACGCCGGCGGTGGCTCTAATGGCCGATATCTGTCAGGTCGAGGGCGCACCCAAGGCCTCCATTAAACTGCTCGAGGATCACGTTTCCCTCTTTCCGCAGGCGAATCTGTTCACCCATCTTGGCGATATACTGCGAATCCAAAAGGAACCCATCAAGGCGCTGGAATACTACTACAAGGCATTGGGGTGAGTTGATGGTCTTTGGGCAGTTATACTATGGTGTATctattttaaacaatttgcagTAAAGATCCCAAGTGTGAGCGGACTTTGCGAGGAATCAGTTTATTGAGTAGTTCCAATTATATAGATGAATCACCTGTCCTGGACGAAAGTGGCGCCATTAAGGTGAATAACCAGCCATCCGCCAATGGACTGGCCCCACCCTGTGGAACATCGAATGGGGAATGGTTGGGTGCCGATGGTGCAGAGAATTCTCGGGAGGCATCCTCCTCACCAGCCGCAAGGTCAGGTCAGGAGGGAGACGAAGATGGCGCCGTTTGGCACGACGTCGATGCGGAAATGATTACCATGAATTTTGATGGGCATTGAGCCAGGTTTTTGCTAACGTCcctatttatattatttattttctatggaatgtttattgtcttgcCATgctatttttgtaattaattcatttaatttttgtaattttgtaatttgtaatcaaataaaaaaaaacgtttaaaataaactaaaaataacaataaacttagaattaaaatttaaattgaagccCCACGCGAACTAGTTATTTTTGATATACTGCAAAGTGTGTTTTACAGCAAGCAGACTGTGTCAGCACTTAATCGGAGAGCGTTGTTAAAGGTATAAGAACTGTAACAACATAAACTCAAGAGGTGTAGCAAAGGGGCTCTAACCCCTTTCGccatacaaaaataaataataaagccCAGCATTAAACAAGTTCATTACAAGTTGTCAAgaacttaaaataattttttatcgAGAATATACCCCACCAAATTATTTTCTCCACGATTTTGGCCCAGTCACTGTTAACAACATACCCGTAAAAAAATATCTCTCAATGTTAAACTTTTGATGAGAGTTTGTGCCgccaaaatcaaaattaaaatctccgaatgtaaatatatgtacgcACAGCTTTAACtagaatatttgtatatatagaATAGAGCTTACCAGATTTAGTCATAATTCACGCAGTGCTTTTCtgtaaagaaaagaaataattaaggaaattataattaatcaTCCAGCAAATAGGGTAGACAGACTTACAAAGTTCATCTTATATTTTAAGATTTGTATATACTAAGCTTAAGGTACTTGGTTGTCTGAGCTTATCGCTCAAAAGCCTAACAAAATTCCCAACAGCGTGCGTGTTAACATGGCGCGAGAGGCTTAACAGCGACGTCAGCGTCGTCGTCGCGAGAGAGAAGCAGCGGCGTCGGCAGAGCCTATATAAGAAATAGCGGCAACccattttttgaaattttccaaCCGACACCGCGCGCTGATGGTTGTGTCTCGGTTTCCGTTAGTTCTTTTCGAAAATTGTCTCGAAAACATGCGTTAAATTGTGGTGAAACAATATCACACGATGATATTTGATTTCTTTCAAGAGGATATATTGTTATAATGATTGCCATATATACTCCTCACAACCCAAACGATTTTGGGCCGTGACGcggaattttttgtttatgttctTTTGAAACCAGTGTGCGAAAAGAAACCCTTTTTTTCGAATATAAACCGCGAAGTGAAGTGCCTTTTGAACCAATATACACGCAATATTGATATGATTTAAAAAGATCTATATTAATAAGATTTTTCCCACAATTGTTATACTTGTGAACGagaaacacacaaataaaccccaaatttgcatacaaatcAATATATTGGCGGAGCTCTGCGAAAGGTTTGTATTAAAATGTGTAATATTTCAAACAGGCGTTTTAGTTATAGCATTTAGTCATTTCCTATTCCATTTCGACGAGACCAGACAAATGGTTGAGTTGATTTAATCGGACACACTATGTTTATCAGtggaataaaaacaaatgggaGCGTTACACATGTTTGGCGATTGTGGatttgtgtgttgtgtttgcCTTGTCGTTCTTTCGTTTGATAAAGCCCAGAAATATTGTCTTGCACACATGCCCTATCGAGTGGGTCACCAAAAAACCATCCAATGCACATACatcgtacatatgtatgtatatgtatgtataatatCACCCACTTTATCAGGCACACGCACTTGTTGATTTCGGCACTTTTTGTTGCACTTTGCCACTGCAGTTTTGTGCCAATTGTGTGTCGATTTCCTAGAACGCGATGGGTTTGTCATGTCAACAAGAATGGCAAAGTTCCCTTGGCTTTGTTTCCGATGACTTTCTTGTGGACGGGGGCTTCCGCGAAATCGGCTgatgaataaaattaaaatccgCTGCACACCATAAATTTGCCCCCTCAAAAATAACCCTCTCCAAATCGCTCATCCGCCCTTAAATTCTTCGGCTTGCCAATTAAAAGCAATAAGGCAAAACGTTGACAGGATCGCCTTACAGATGCGGGCACAGATTTAGTTCACATTAAAGCAACTAAAACCTAAAAATTTATATCACAAAAAAATGCTTGTAATTAGCCTTATTTTAGCTATGTTTGTGGctatttcaattttattattaacatatgtataatataatatagttATAAAATCGACTGTTATTTTGACCTCAGCTGTGCGTGTGTCAACAAACAATTTACAGCTGTTTACGCCTGTTGGACTcccgcaacaacaacaagctgAGGCAAAGGAATGAACGGAATATTAAGtgcactctctctctttcctCTCCGAATCCCCTAGAGAAATTACGAGAGCAGAGATCTGCTGTGGTGTGAACTGTTGGTTCTCAAAGTCTCGGGCCGTCAACGGTCGAACTGATAAGGAAAATGCTCAACTGATAAAGGGTAAAGCAccaacacactcgcacattcacacattcacacacaaaGCGTCGAGAGTTGCGGGTCTTGAGTTCTAAAGTCCCGGGGGCTTGAGTCTTGTGTCTTAAGTTTTGGTTCTACCGTTTGGGCTGGGCCTCCATATGTTTTCCCATCGCGTAAAGCGGTCGCAACGCATGCGCCTCTCCTCCCACGGCTCGCGGCATCTCTCTCGTGCGCCCCGTCTCTTTCCCACTCGCACTCACGCACACTGGCGTGAGAGATAGCGCTTATGGGATTACAATAATTTCCAGAAATCAATGCACAGTGGTGCCCCACTGACCCCCCACTGTTTGCTTTAACTGCGATTTTATTGGCCTACCAATTATGATGTTCGCGTTTCGATTTTAAGCATTTCTGATACACAATCCCAATAGTTATTAAAGCCTTAACAGAGTCATTCTATTGTACATCCCTTTATTACTTGTACATTAGCATTACTTTATGTTGATCTATAATATAAACTGGTCTATAAAAGTGTGATATATACGCATCTGTCATTTAAATAGACGAAAATCCGTTTACTGGCTGTTTCTCCATTATATGTATACCTTTAAATTATAGATTACATATATTTCCCTTAGATATGATAGTTATTGTTGAATACTAGATCCACTGTGCTAACTATTGTAATGCGTTATGCCTTCTGCTGCTTCTTTCGTCCTTTTCGATTCTCTCCCGGTATCGGAATAGTTGGGCAAGGACTTGCGCGGAAGCTGCTGGCGAATGGGGAGGGGCAAGGTGGATATTGCAACCCTgcggtgctggtgctggtccTGGTGCGTGTTGCGAAAAGTTGGGCTGAGCCACGTTAGTCTTCGGTCATATGGTCGCCCGTCGAGTTGCGGAGTTCGGGAGTTGCGGTCTCGCGGAGTCGCCTTCTCGCGCTATTTGGTGGCGTCCACGCTCCGAACATCCTGTGCCACTATAATTCCCGATTTccccgtttccgtttccgtcgCTGCTCCTCGACTTCTGAATCTACTACTTGCATACTTAATCTTTTTGTTTGGTGTTTGGTGATTTCCAGCTGTGTGTTTCAAGTGAATATTAAGAA contains these protein-coding regions:
- the LOC6524045 gene encoding anaphase-promoting complex subunit 7 is translated as MENALFANIKKLYDYKLYECVIPAAKLLKTVLKNDRYVATLEVEYQVQLYLVNSYYKERQHRAALRHFEEIIHQRRHMVRHKNACLVAIESSYPEFVDAELRRRAAECYREIGNHSMAVATLLQVPAKLRSPRINFMLARLQHHGSGYGYPNKSEALFGYKEVLRECPMALQVIEALLDLGVDGNEVNSLVMHAATVPGNFDWLSTWIKALAQMFDCKHLDAARTFQRLQDTTMLRCNEYLMMAMGRCLYYHGNYIQAEQLFASAISANPDNVEAIAMLAVVRSQEGVDGSMDMDRLYAQVTSEVKYSASHWFVHAQLMYDSGKFERGLSFVGQCLNLEPRHHEALILRGRLLISLERHKEAAEAFRTAQTVIPYRFEVYRGLFHSYLAQKRFKEAHTMCNWTLHIFKNSPRSLTMFGRTLFHSPDPKIRKTARKFAEKSLKIDPNYTPAVALMADICQVEGAPKASIKLLEDHVSLFPQANLFTHLGDILRIQKEPIKALEYYYKALGKDPKCERTLRGISLLSSSNYIDESPVLDESGAIKVNNQPSANGLAPPCGTSNGEWLGADGAENSREASSSPAARSGQEGDEDGAVWHDVDAEMITMNFDGH